In Halovivax gelatinilyticus, the following are encoded in one genomic region:
- the eif1A gene encoding translation initiation factor eIF-1A — translation MSDEEGGRKNLRMPDDDEVFATVTNMLGANRVKVRCADGTERTARIPGKMQKRIWIREDDVVLVEPWDWQDEKADITWRYEKAEADQLKREGHIQ, via the coding sequence ATGAGTGACGAGGAGGGCGGTCGCAAGAACCTCCGGATGCCAGACGACGACGAGGTGTTCGCGACCGTCACGAACATGCTCGGTGCGAACCGGGTGAAGGTTCGGTGTGCCGACGGGACAGAGCGAACGGCGCGGATCCCCGGCAAGATGCAAAAACGCATCTGGATCCGCGAAGACGACGTCGTCCTGGTCGAACCGTGGGACTGGCAGGACGAGAAGGCCGACATCACCTGGCGCTACGAGAAGGCCGAAGCCGACCAGCTCAAACGCGAAGGTCACATTCAGTAG
- a CDS encoding class I SAM-dependent methyltransferase translates to MKPFPLDDLPERSEWAAYLLDPDRDPPGEPTAYNGTETYDRLYRQLLESCRERPLPERDTVRRIRSVGRSNPDLLSRDERLFLATPEELVDREYDVVQTALEPVIEGDETILDLGCGWGWTLDAIASNFSTVRVVGGEYTSAGVELARELVADGTDRITAEPFDFLGEWELVDDIDGDCVIFTKGALVTLSETESVIGRFEALAAEGTATTGVHLEQVGPHPETVLGLLRRRYTRVRRYDDTLLTRLRESPAIEVTDVTYDVHGANPLHPLTRIRWRAR, encoded by the coding sequence ATGAAGCCGTTCCCCCTCGACGACCTGCCGGAGCGCTCCGAGTGGGCCGCGTACCTGCTCGACCCGGATCGCGACCCTCCCGGGGAGCCGACCGCCTACAACGGAACCGAAACGTACGACCGGCTCTACCGTCAGCTCCTAGAATCCTGTCGAGAGCGGCCCCTTCCGGAACGTGACACCGTCAGGCGGATCCGATCTGTTGGTCGGTCGAACCCCGACCTTCTCTCTCGGGACGAGCGCCTCTTTCTGGCCACGCCCGAGGAACTGGTCGACCGGGAGTACGACGTGGTTCAGACCGCACTCGAACCGGTTATTGAGGGAGATGAGACGATTCTCGATCTCGGTTGCGGGTGGGGATGGACGCTGGACGCCATCGCGAGCAATTTTTCTACCGTTCGCGTCGTCGGCGGCGAGTACACCTCCGCCGGCGTCGAACTCGCTCGTGAGCTCGTCGCCGACGGGACGGATCGGATCACGGCCGAGCCATTCGACTTCCTCGGCGAGTGGGAGCTGGTAGACGATATCGACGGCGACTGCGTCATCTTCACCAAGGGCGCGCTGGTCACGCTCTCGGAGACGGAGTCGGTCATCGGACGGTTCGAGGCGCTCGCCGCCGAGGGAACGGCGACCACCGGCGTTCACCTGGAACAGGTCGGTCCGCACCCCGAGACCGTCCTCGGCCTGCTTCGCCGACGCTATACGCGAGTGCGGAGGTACGACGATACCCTGCTCACCCGCTTGCGCGAGTCACCGGCCATCGAGGTGACCGACGTGACGTACGACGTCCACGGCGCAAACCCGCTCCACCCGCTGACGCGGATCCGGTGGCGAGCGAGGTAA
- a CDS encoding ABC transporter ATP-binding protein codes for MTAIQTAGLTKRFGDDVLAVDDLDLAVEKGEVFGFLGPNGAGKSTTINLLLNFIRPTTGRATVMGHDVQTESRAVRERIGVLPEGAALYDRLTGVEHIEWAAETKGVDAEPYAILDRVGLDADDGDRAVGGYSKGMAQRLGFAMALLGDPDILILDEPSSGLDPTGMQEMRSIIRAEADRGRTVFFSSHILGEVEATCDRIAIMNEGRLVTTGTLDDLRDRLALDQTITLEVDEPGDGRALESIDGVRRVETGASTITATCADPTIKIDVVEAVAARTTVTDIISEDASLEQLFNSYTENGAATDATPPSSEEAAPPAEVQS; via the coding sequence ATGACCGCCATTCAGACGGCCGGATTGACGAAACGATTCGGCGACGACGTCCTCGCCGTCGACGATCTCGACCTCGCCGTCGAGAAAGGCGAAGTGTTCGGATTTTTAGGGCCGAACGGTGCCGGCAAGTCGACGACGATCAACCTCCTCCTGAACTTCATCCGCCCGACCACCGGTCGCGCGACCGTCATGGGCCACGATGTCCAGACCGAGAGCAGAGCGGTCCGCGAACGGATCGGCGTCCTGCCGGAAGGAGCGGCGCTGTACGATCGACTCACGGGCGTCGAACACATCGAGTGGGCCGCCGAGACGAAAGGCGTCGACGCAGAGCCATACGCGATCTTAGATCGGGTCGGTCTCGACGCGGACGACGGCGATCGGGCCGTCGGCGGCTACTCGAAGGGGATGGCACAGCGACTCGGCTTCGCCATGGCGCTTCTGGGTGATCCGGACATCCTCATCCTCGACGAACCCTCCTCCGGGCTCGATCCGACCGGGATGCAAGAGATGCGCTCGATCATCCGCGCCGAAGCCGACCGCGGGCGGACCGTCTTCTTCTCGAGTCACATCCTCGGCGAGGTCGAAGCGACCTGCGATCGGATCGCGATCATGAACGAGGGGCGGCTGGTCACCACCGGAACGCTCGACGACCTGCGCGATCGACTCGCACTCGATCAGACGATCACGCTCGAGGTCGACGAGCCCGGGGACGGCCGTGCCCTCGAATCGATCGACGGCGTCAGGCGGGTCGAAACGGGTGCGTCGACGATTACGGCGACCTGTGCGGACCCGACGATCAAAATCGACGTCGTCGAAGCCGTCGCCGCCCGCACGACGGTCACCGACATCATCTCGGAGGACGCCTCGCTCGAACAGCTGTTCAACAGTTACACCGAGAACGGGGCGGCCACGGACGCGACGCCACCGTCGTCCGAGGAGGCGGCCCCGCCCGCGGAGGTACAATCATGA
- a CDS encoding S8 family peptidase gives MTLSRRRLLQGVGAGVAAGVLGSSASATDSRRESAATEAERVSAATDTKRVFVHPRNGLLGDLLDVVEQLGGTTVLEYDSFDFVVAEVPSNRLDDLLAAPSVASVEEDGGLGIPDDWSPSLLDFLDPGGSSDCSRHPDQRASWGVERIGADDVEPDGSGVSVGILDTGIQTDHCSLSVAGGENFTRSGPSSDYEDRHGHGTHVAGIAGADDNDVGVVGVAPAADLYAVKVLDDDGDGRYSTLIAGIDWCLSNDVEVISMSLGGDQESETVDEAIATAHEAGHLLLCSAGNEGNRGDGTCNEETMTYPATHESVVAVAAMDEDDTLASYSSVGSAIDLLGPGTDVNSATAGNRYAEASGTSMACPYVTGVAALLWETRDEDGPGPNEAVRSILAETAEPVLDTCEEGHGLVDARAALGDDRAGDGDESRTGGNTPSGPGGIVDHFISAVEWIATVVRRLFEWLSSLFK, from the coding sequence ATGACACTCAGTCGTCGTCGACTACTTCAGGGCGTCGGCGCCGGGGTCGCAGCGGGCGTCCTCGGTTCCTCGGCCTCGGCGACGGATAGCAGACGGGAATCGGCGGCGACGGAGGCCGAGCGGGTGTCGGCAGCGACGGACACCAAGCGCGTGTTCGTCCACCCCCGAAACGGTCTGCTCGGCGATCTCCTCGACGTGGTCGAACAGCTGGGCGGGACGACCGTCCTCGAGTACGATTCGTTCGACTTCGTCGTCGCGGAGGTACCGTCGAACCGGCTGGACGACCTCCTCGCCGCACCCAGCGTCGCGTCCGTCGAAGAAGACGGGGGTCTCGGTATTCCCGACGACTGGTCGCCGTCCCTGCTGGACTTCTTGGATCCCGGTGGCAGCTCGGACTGTTCCAGACACCCGGACCAGCGGGCCTCGTGGGGCGTCGAACGGATCGGGGCCGACGACGTCGAGCCGGACGGCTCGGGCGTCTCGGTCGGGATCCTCGATACGGGGATCCAGACTGACCACTGCAGCCTGTCGGTCGCGGGCGGGGAAAATTTCACCAGATCCGGTCCGTCGAGCGATTACGAGGATCGCCACGGCCACGGCACGCACGTGGCCGGGATCGCAGGGGCCGACGACAACGACGTCGGCGTCGTGGGCGTCGCGCCCGCGGCGGATCTGTACGCCGTGAAGGTACTGGACGACGACGGAGACGGGCGGTACAGCACCCTGATCGCCGGGATCGACTGGTGTCTGTCGAACGACGTCGAGGTGATCTCGATGAGCCTCGGCGGCGACCAAGAGAGCGAGACGGTCGACGAAGCGATCGCGACCGCACACGAGGCCGGCCACCTCCTGCTCTGTTCGGCCGGTAACGAGGGCAATCGGGGCGACGGAACCTGCAACGAGGAGACGATGACCTATCCGGCGACCCACGAGTCGGTCGTCGCCGTCGCCGCGATGGACGAAGACGATACGCTGGCGTCCTACAGCAGCGTCGGTTCCGCGATCGACCTCTTGGGACCGGGAACGGACGTCAACTCGGCCACCGCGGGCAACCGATACGCCGAGGCGAGCGGAACGAGCATGGCCTGTCCGTACGTCACCGGCGTCGCCGCGCTCCTCTGGGAGACGCGAGATGAGGACGGGCCCGGACCGAACGAGGCGGTGCGATCGATCCTCGCCGAGACGGCCGAACCGGTTCTCGACACCTGCGAGGAGGGCCACGGACTCGTCGACGCTCGCGCGGCCCTCGGCGACGACCGTGCGGGTGACGGCGACGAGTCACGAACGGGCGGTAACACGCCGTCGGGACCAGGCGGGATCGTCGACCACTTCATCAGCGCGGTCGAGTGGATCGCGACCGTCGTTCGTCGGCTATTCGAGTGGCTCTCCAGCCTGTTCAAGTGA
- a CDS encoding DUF6498-containing protein, producing the protein MIGSVTPVRRELVFLSGTNLVALVGVVALGWNAATLVTLYWFELAVVCFWALVRGLFAGRPSSFDCESLIVGALAERPIGIPIPLTGLRIQLTSIPVFVAAVPALAIGWFGAGVVTVGLIGTATETETVVTTVTVAVVAIFFVEGGRTVATYLVGGGYRDHSAQTAVQGALWRCLSLFFVGLLAALIAVAVDPSVGSDEPVTETDATIAAGVLSVALVLLKVGIDLSSVYRDRLVAFDESLDVSIGWADEPPGPEPIDGTVGTNARTVSPPVAGRLLAGLSHARRFPSAWLIGAVPAVPGAIYLLAGVWDRGAGLVAIGLTATLALAHVDYWLRFGGVEYRIGDEAIVAFDRWCKTPLWRVDPWDESDLRLERDRIDEWLDTTTVVIDRPDGSLYLPRLGAPTPVVEVFDRPPTVAEPA; encoded by the coding sequence ATGATCGGGTCCGTCACTCCGGTCCGTCGCGAACTCGTTTTCCTTTCCGGTACGAATCTCGTGGCGCTGGTCGGCGTCGTCGCTCTCGGGTGGAACGCGGCGACACTCGTGACCCTCTACTGGTTTGAACTCGCCGTCGTTTGCTTCTGGGCACTCGTTCGCGGACTGTTCGCGGGTCGCCCGTCGTCATTCGACTGCGAGTCGCTGATCGTCGGTGCGCTCGCCGAACGGCCCATTGGTATCCCCATCCCACTGACCGGCCTACGAATTCAGCTCACGTCGATACCGGTTTTCGTCGCCGCGGTGCCTGCACTCGCGATCGGCTGGTTCGGCGCCGGCGTCGTCACCGTCGGCCTGATCGGGACCGCGACCGAAACGGAGACGGTCGTGACGACGGTGACAGTCGCCGTCGTCGCGATCTTTTTCGTCGAGGGTGGCCGGACGGTCGCGACATACCTCGTCGGCGGAGGCTACCGCGACCACAGCGCGCAGACGGCGGTACAGGGTGCACTCTGGCGGTGTCTGTCGCTCTTTTTCGTCGGGCTGTTGGCCGCGCTGATCGCGGTGGCAGTCGATCCGAGCGTCGGTAGCGATGAGCCAGTTACGGAGACCGATGCGACGATCGCAGCCGGTGTGCTGAGCGTCGCCCTCGTTCTCCTCAAAGTAGGGATCGACCTCAGCTCCGTCTACCGCGACCGCCTGGTCGCGTTCGACGAGTCGCTCGACGTGTCGATCGGCTGGGCGGACGAACCGCCCGGTCCCGAACCGATCGACGGCACGGTCGGTACGAACGCTCGTACCGTCAGTCCACCTGTCGCAGGTCGGTTACTGGCCGGCCTCTCTCACGCCCGTCGGTTCCCGAGCGCGTGGCTGATCGGGGCCGTCCCGGCGGTGCCCGGAGCGATCTATCTGCTCGCTGGCGTCTGGGATCGCGGAGCGGGACTCGTCGCTATCGGCCTCACTGCGACGCTCGCGCTCGCTCACGTCGATTACTGGCTCCGTTTCGGCGGCGTCGAGTATCGGATCGGCGACGAGGCCATCGTTGCCTTCGACCGATGGTGTAAAACGCCGCTGTGGCGCGTCGATCCCTGGGACGAGTCGGATCTCAGACTCGAGCGCGATCGTATCGACGAGTGGCTCGACACGACTACCGTCGTGATCGACCGCCCCGATGGGTCGCTCTACCTGCCGCGGTTGGGTGCTCCGACGCCGGTTGTCGAGGTATTCGATCGACCGCCGACCGTCGCCGAGCCAGCGTAA
- a CDS encoding DUF7470 family protein: MFKNLNATALVGILLLVAGVALIALENLVIAGGVAMLVVGLGMVAKGLISAAMQSFGML, translated from the coding sequence ATGTTCAAGAACCTGAACGCTACCGCGCTCGTCGGAATCCTTCTTCTCGTCGCGGGTGTCGCGCTGATCGCACTCGAGAACCTCGTCATCGCCGGCGGCGTCGCGATGCTCGTCGTCGGACTGGGAATGGTCGCGAAGGGGTTGATCTCGGCGGCGATGCAGTCGTTCGGCATGCTCTGA
- a CDS encoding ABC transporter permease, with protein sequence MSAITTAKRDFLAVRRSKMIWFVVGIYALLMGMLFYWERNNPAQNAVEYPLMGMAGLGAFVLPLVALVAAYLAIAGERESGAIRYALSMPTSRTDFVLGKYLSRAAIVGGAVAFAFTIGVALAVLWFSTVPLVLFGQVFVLTVAYALAYVSVAVTISALTGSRSRAMGGAIAFYMVTVVLLMFQYSLGRLFGWVTNSALSLDVSTSGVEFVEAITSPTVLYFRSLDWVVEEDTNPPGAGQESVWYLEPELMAALLCAWIVVPIALACWQFNRTEMS encoded by the coding sequence ATGAGTGCGATCACGACGGCCAAACGAGATTTCCTGGCCGTTCGCCGGTCGAAGATGATCTGGTTCGTCGTCGGCATTTACGCGCTGTTGATGGGGATGTTGTTCTACTGGGAGCGAAACAATCCCGCCCAGAACGCCGTGGAATACCCGCTGATGGGTATGGCCGGCCTCGGGGCGTTCGTCCTCCCGCTCGTCGCACTCGTGGCGGCCTACCTCGCGATCGCCGGCGAGCGAGAGTCGGGTGCCATCAGGTACGCCCTCTCGATGCCGACGAGTCGAACCGACTTCGTCCTCGGGAAGTACCTGAGCCGCGCCGCGATCGTCGGCGGCGCGGTCGCGTTCGCGTTCACGATCGGCGTCGCACTTGCGGTCCTCTGGTTCTCGACCGTCCCGCTGGTTCTCTTCGGACAGGTCTTCGTGCTGACGGTCGCCTACGCGCTCGCGTACGTCTCCGTGGCCGTCACCATCTCGGCGCTGACCGGCTCTCGCTCTCGAGCGATGGGCGGGGCGATCGCGTTCTACATGGTAACGGTCGTCCTGTTGATGTTTCAGTACTCGCTCGGGCGGTTGTTCGGGTGGGTCACCAACTCGGCGCTGTCACTCGACGTCTCGACGTCCGGTGTCGAGTTCGTCGAAGCCATCACGAGTCCGACGGTGCTTTACTTCCGATCGCTCGACTGGGTCGTCGAGGAGGATACGAACCCGCCCGGAGCCGGTCAGGAGTCCGTCTGGTATCTCGAACCCGAGTTGATGGCAGCGCTGCTGTGTGCCTGGATCGTCGTCCCGATAGCCCTCGCCTGCTGGCAATTCAATCGCACCGAGATGAGTTGA